A window of Chloroflexota bacterium contains these coding sequences:
- a CDS encoding FAD:protein FMN transferase, translating into MRRVERIMGTVIGIHVVWPAVPSSVVEAAFADLREIDERFSPFNADSEVSRLIRGDIDESDVSPELADLLGLCEDVRRLSSGFFDARRHRIDGRPDPTGIVKGWAVERAARLLGFAGAESFAINAGGDIAVRGEPAPGRPWRVGIRHPLEADRVARVLAVRDAAVATSGTYERGTHIVDPRTGLPSRGLLSMTVVGPSLTYADAFATAAFAMGPDGVAWVARQPGYGAFAVTEDRRAVWTPLVDRLLA; encoded by the coding sequence ATCCGGCGCGTCGAACGGATCATGGGTACCGTGATCGGCATCCATGTCGTCTGGCCGGCGGTGCCGTCCAGCGTCGTCGAAGCAGCGTTCGCCGATCTCCGCGAGATCGACGAGCGGTTCAGCCCGTTCAACGCGGACAGCGAGGTGAGTCGGCTCATCCGGGGCGACATCGACGAGTCGGACGTGAGCCCAGAGCTCGCGGACCTGCTCGGACTCTGCGAGGACGTGCGCCGCCTCAGTAGCGGCTTCTTCGACGCTCGTCGTCATCGGATCGACGGCCGCCCGGATCCGACCGGCATCGTCAAGGGGTGGGCCGTGGAGCGAGCGGCCAGGCTGCTCGGATTCGCCGGCGCGGAGTCGTTCGCGATCAACGCCGGCGGGGATATCGCAGTCCGCGGTGAGCCCGCTCCTGGGCGACCATGGCGGGTGGGGATCCGCCATCCGCTCGAGGCGGACCGGGTCGCGCGAGTCCTCGCCGTCCGAGATGCCGCCGTCGCGACCTCCGGCACGTATGAGCGCGGCACGCACATCGTCGACCCCAGGACCGGACTGCCGTCACGCGGCCTGCTGAGCATGACGGTCGTCGGGCCGAGTCTCACTTACGCGGACGCGTTCGCCACGGCCGCATTCGCGATGGGCCCGGACGGTGTCGCGTGGGTGGCGCGTCAACCCGGGTATGGCGCGTTCGCGGTGACGGAGGATCGGCGGGCGGTCTGGACGCCGCTCGTGGATCGCCTGCTCGCCTGA